The proteins below come from a single Xyrauchen texanus isolate HMW12.3.18 chromosome 1, RBS_HiC_50CHRs, whole genome shotgun sequence genomic window:
- the cart3 gene encoding cocaine- and amphetamine-regulated transcript protein-like: MESSKLWTTAMACAVLLSFVHGAEIDYFDNESDLETRDLRDFYPKDPNLTNEKQLLGALHDVLEKLQSKPISLWEKKFGRVPTCDVGEQCAIRKGSRIGKMCDCPRGAFCNYFLLKCL, from the exons ATGGAGAGCTCCAAACTCTGGACAACAGCGATGGCATGCGCCGTGCTACTCTCCTTCGTCCACGGTGCTGAAATCGACTACTTTGACAATGAATCTGACTTGGAAACGAGAGATTTGAGAGATTTTTACCCAAAGGACCCAAATTTGACCAACGAAAAGCAGCTT CTCGGGGCTTTGCATGATGTTTTGGAGAAATTGCAGAGTAAACCAATCTCACTTTGGGAAAAGAAGTTTGGGCGCGTTCCCACA TGTGACGTCGGGGAGCAATGCGCCATCAGGAAAGGATCAAGAATTGGCAAAATGTGTGACTGTCCACGTGGAgcattttgcaattactttttgcTGAAGTGCTTGTAA
- the LOC127646920 gene encoding protein CDKN2AIP homolog A-like: MAEGRGGDIVSEFLGQNPHLVNWVESLRGHCETNKQWDARREFVLRNMEIFPTIRPGTPSPSLDRLLSLSMVWANHVFLGCRYPQPVMDKINEMAEGITVNKAPGRKTRDEIMGKTKRPAASAVAADCQVKKNKPNDTDLKAPVKSVACPAASKVKSGPPLGAPAEHQPFFNRLYKAIAWKLVSAGGYGPNLEHFEILRSCVDSCKASLSCVFVPLKDIPDLPSGRTQKEGQVCELRCHAVYMGTGYGRDKCAARAMASKEALKVFQGRKVTVKVCRRRFRGLDVEDLVLLDEQLRAQVFPPALIYPFQGDQ, from the exons ATGGCGGAGGGGAGAGGAGGAGACATTGTCTCTGAGTTCCTCGGTCAGAATCCCCACCTGGTGAACTGGGTGGAATCATTAAGAGGACACTGTGAGACAAATAAACAGTGGGATGCTAGAAGAGAGTTTGTCCTGCGCAATATGGAGATCTTCCCTACCATCCGACCTGGGACCCCAAGTCCTAGTTTGGACAGGCTACTGTCTCTGTCCATGGTTTGGGCCAACCATGTGTTTCTGGGCTGTCG ATACCCACAACCTGTAATGGACAAGATAAATGAAATGGCAGAAGGAATCACTGTGAACAAAGCCCCTGGGCGAAAGACTAGAGATGAAATCATGGGGAAAACAAAAAGACCTGCCGCCTCAG CAGTGGCTGCTGACTGCCAGGTAAAGAAGAATAAACCCAATGATACTGACCTTAAAGCTCCAGTGAAGAGTGTTGCGTGTCCAGCTGCCAGTAAAGTGAAATCAGGCCCTCCACTAGGGGCTCCCGCAGAACACCAGCCCTTTTTCAACCGACTCTACAAGGCTATTGCATGGAAGCTTGTGTCTGCGGGTGGCTATGGCCCCAACCTTGAACATTTTGAGATCTTGCGCAGTTGTGTGGATTCATGCAAGGCTAGCCTTAGCTGTGTGTTCGTTCCACTCAAAGACATTCCTGACCTGCCCTCGGGACGTACCCAGAAAGAAGGCCAGGTATGTGAACTGCGCTGCCACGCCGTTTACATGGGCACAGGTTACGGACGTGATAAATGTGCCGCTAGGGCAATGGCCTCCAAGGAAGCCCTCAAAGTATTTCAAGGGCGGAAAGTGACAGTGAAAGTTTGCCGCCGCAGGTTCAGAGGACTAGACGTCGAAGATTTGGTTCTGCTGGATGAACAGCTCAGAGCTCAAGTCTTTCCTCCAGCTCTCATCTACCCCTTTCAGGGAGACCAGTAA